Below is a window of Deltaproteobacteria bacterium DNA.
ATTGTCTTCGACGAAATCGTAAAGCTTGTTGAAGCCGCGTTCCAGCAATTGCGGCACGAAGGGATTCTGCACTATCGCCGCGTCGGTTTCTCCAGCTAGCAGAGGCCGCCAGGCATCGCGCATGGAGCCGTATTTATAACCGATCTTCCAATCGATCTCTCGGTCCGGATCGATGCCCGCCTTGCGCATCTGGTGCTCGTACCACAGGGTGGCGATGCCACCCTTATACCAATCGCCGACGCGCTTGCCGCGCAAAGCGGCGATCGATTCAATTCCCGGCGCAGCGACCAACGTGCCGGTGAACTGATTACGCCAGCCGCCGATGATGCGCACTTCGTCGTTGCCAAGCGCGCGTTCGGCGAACGGCGTGCGCACGTGCACGTCGGGAATGATGTCGATGCCGAAAGCGACCATGTCGCGCAGCACCGTGCCGACTTCGTCGTAGCGCTCGCCGTCCGGGCGGGTGGAATCGATGCCCCCGGGATTGATTTTTGCGTGTACGACCTCGACATCAAGCCCCTCTTGAGCATAAAAGCCTGCTTCCAAAGCCACCGCGGCGTCAAGCACGTGCCGCGTGTGCCAACAACCATTACCCACTCGAAGTTTCATTTGTCCCTGACCTTTTCCATTCTAGAGTGTCTCGCCGATCATCTTTTTGCCTTATTACTTTTTAGTTTTTGCTTTCTTCAATAGCCGTGCCGTTCGATGACGGGTTGGAGCCGTTCGAGGTTGCGCTTAATTTCGTCGGTTTGGGAAATTTCCGCCCATGCTTCGCGTACCAGCTCTTGTTGTATCATCTGTTCTACGTCGGCGCGGCTAATCGACTTGGCGAGCACGCCGGCGTCTTGATGTTCTTCGAGAATGCGCCACACTCCCTCAGCGCTCAATTGGCCATCCATCGGAAAAAAAGCTCCTTCCATCAATTCCATCGACCAAAGATCGCGCATGCGCTCGGCTTCGTCGGGGTTGGTCAGCCGGAGTTTCGCCTCGACGAAGCGGAGAAAAGGATAATTCTCCGGCGCGATACGGATAAATTGATAGCCACGAATCGAAGCTTTCCAGTAGCGCTTGATGATCTCGGGATTGCGGGCCACGAAGCTGCGGCGCGCCACGGTCACGCGGTCGGGCCGGCCGTGCGGCTTGCTGTCTTCGACGAAATCGTAAATCTTGTTGAAACCGCGCTCGAGCAACATCGGCACGTAGGGATTCTGCACGATCGCCGCGTCGGTGTCGCCGGCGAGCAACGGTTTGTACGCTTCGCGCATGGAGCCAAATTTGTAGCCGATCTTCCATTGGATCTCGCGATCGGGATCGACCCCGGCTTTGCGCAGCTGATGCTCATACCACAGGGTGGCGATGCCGCCTTTGTACCAGTCGCCGACGCGTTTGCCGCGCAGATCGGCAAACGACTTA
It encodes the following:
- a CDS encoding ABC transporter substrate-binding protein — protein: MKLRVGNGCWHTRHVLDAAVALEAGFYAQEGLDVEVVHAKINPGGIDSTRPDGERYDEVGTVLRDMVAFGIDIIPDVHVRTPFAERALGNDEVRIIGGWRNQFTGTLVAAPGIESIAALRGKRVGDWYKGGIATLWYEHQMRKAGIDPDREIDWKIGYKYGSMRDAWRPLLAGETDAAIVQNPFVPQLLERGFNKLYDFVEDNKPHGRPDRVTVARKSFVERNPEIVKRYWKAAIRGYHFMRIVPENFPFQRFVEAKLRVDSPDESERMRDLRPMSIMDSAFHPLDGQLTVEGVWRILAEHQDAGVLSKSLTRRDVEEVIRQELVQEAWAEMSQTDEVKRSLERLLPVVERYGY
- a CDS encoding ABC transporter substrate-binding protein, whose protein sequence is MDIIPDVHVRTPFAERVLGNDEVVIIGGWRNQFRGTLVGAPGIKSFADLRGKRVGDWYKGGIATLWYEHQLRKAGVDPDREIQWKIGYKFGSMREAYKPLLAGDTDAAIVQNPYVPMLLERGFNKIYDFVEDSKPHGRPDRVTVARRSFVARNPEIIKRYWKASIRGYQFIRIAPENYPFLRFVEAKLRLTNPDEAERMRDLWSMELMEGAFFPMDGQLSAEGVWRILEEHQDAGVLAKSISRADVEQMIQQELVREAWAEISQTDEIKRNLERLQPVIERHGY